A single region of the Pan troglodytes isolate AG18354 chromosome 18, NHGRI_mPanTro3-v2.0_pri, whole genome shotgun sequence genome encodes:
- the BCAR1 gene encoding breast cancer anti-estrogen resistance protein 1 isoform X10, translating to MQGKNVLAKALYDNVAESPDELSFRKGDIMTVLEQDTQGLDGWWLCSLHGRQGIVPGNRLKILVGMYDKKPAGPGPGPPATPAQPQPGLHAPAPPASQYTPMLPNTYQPQPDSVYLVPTPSKAQQGLYQVPGPSPQFQSPPAKQTSTFSKQTPHHPFPSPATDLYQVPPGPGGPAQDIYQVPPSAGMGHDIYQVPPSMDTRSWEGTKPPAKVVVPTRVGQGYVYEAAQPEQDEYDIPRHLLAPGPQDIYDVPPVRGLLPSQYGQEVYDTPPMAVKGPNGRDPLLEVYDVPPSVEKGLPPSNHHAVYDVPPSVSKDVPDGPLLREETYDVPPAFAKTKPFDPARTPLVLAAPPPDSPPAEDVYDVPPPAPDLYDVPPGLRRPGPGTLYDVPRERVLPPEVADGGVVDSGVYAVPPPAEREAPAEGKRLSASSTGSTRSSQSASSLEVAGPGREPLELEVAVEALARLQQGVSATVAHLLDLAGSAGGTGSWRSPSEPQEPLVQDLQAAVAAVQSAVHELLEFARSAVGNAAHTSDRALHAKLSRQLQKMEDVHQTLVAHGQALDAGRGGSGATLEDLDRLVACSRAVPEDAKQLASFLHGNASLLFRRTKAPAPGPEGGGTLHPNPTDKTSSIQSRPLPSPPKFTSQDSPDGQYENSEGGWMEDYDYVHLQGKEEFEKTQKELLEKGSITRQGKSQLELQQLKQFERLEQEVSRPIDHDLANWTPAQPLAPGRTGGLGPSDRQLLLFYLEQCEANLTTLTNAVDAFFTAVATNQPPKIFVAHSKFVILSAHKLVFIGDTLSRQAKAADVRSQVTHYSNLLCDLLRGIVATTKAAALQYPSPSAAQDMVERVKELGHSTQQFRRVLGQLAAA from the exons AACGTGCTGGCCAAAGCCCTCTATGACAATGTGGCCGAGTCCCCGGATGAGCTCTCCTTCCGCAAGGGCGACATCATGACGGTGCTGGAGCAGGACACGCAGGGCCTGGACGGCTGGTGGCTCTGCTCGCTGCATGGGCGCCAGGGCATCGTGCCTGGGAACCGCCTCAAGATCTTGGTGGGCATGTATGATAAGAAGCCAGCAGGGCCTGGCCCCGGCCCTCCTGCCACCCCGgcccagcctcagcctggccTCCATGCCCCAGCGCCTCCGGCCTCCCAGTACACGCCCATGCTCCCCAACACCTACCAGCCCCAGCCAGACAGCGTCTACCTGGTGCCCACTCCCAGCAAGGCTCAGCAAGGCCTCTACCAAGTCCCGGGTCCCAGCCCTCAGTTCCAGTCGCCCCCAGCCAAGCAGACATCCACCTTCTCGAAGCAGACACCCCATCACCCGTTTCCCAGCCCGGCCACAGACCTGTACCAGGTGCCCCCAGGGCCTGGAGGCCCTGCCCAGGATATTTACCAGGTGCCACCTTCTGCCGGGATGGGGCATGACATCTACCAGGTCCCCCCGTCCATGGACACACGCAGCTGGGAAGGCACGAAGCCCCCGGCAAAG GTGGTGGTGCCCACCCGCGTGGGGCAGGGCTATGTATACGAGGCCGCCCAGCCGGAGCAGGACGAGTACGACATCCCGCGACACCTGCTGGCCCCAGGGCCACAGGACATCTATGATGTGCCCCCGGTTCGGGGGCTGCTTCCCAGCCAGTATGGCCAGGAG GTGTATGACACACCCCCCATGGCTGTCAAGGGTCCCAATGGCCGAGACCCGTTGCTGGAGGTGTATGACGTGCCCCCCAGTGTGGAGAAGGGCCTGCCACCGTCCAACCACCACGCA GTCTACGACGTTCCTCCATCGGTGAGCAAGGATGTGCCCGATGGCCCACTGCTGCGTGAGGAGACCTACGATGTGCCCCCCGCCTTCGCCAAGACCAAGCCCTTTGACCCGGCCCGCACCCCACTGGTACTGGCTGCGCCCCCTCCAGACTCCCCGCCGGCCGAGGACGTGTATGACGTGCCGCCCCCGGCTCCTGACCTCTACGACGTGCCCCCTGGCTTGCGGCGGCCTGGCCCGGGCACCCTGTACGATGTGCCCCGTGAACGGGTGCTTCCTCCTGAGGTGGCTGATGGTGGCGTGGTCGACAGTGGTGTGTATGCGGTGCCTCCCCCAGCTGAACGTGAAGCCCCGGCAGAGGGCAAGCGCCTGTCGGCCTCCAGCACCGGCAGCACACGCAGCAGCCAGTCTGCGTCCTCCTTGGAGGTGGCAGGGCCGGGCCGGGAACCCCTGGAGCTGGAAGTTGCTGTGGAGGCCCTGGCACGGCTGCAGCAGGGTGTGAGCGCCACCGTTGCCCACCTTCTGGACCTGGCAGGCAGCGCCGGTGGGACTGGGAGCTGGCGTAGCCCCTCTGAGCCACAGGAGCCGCTGGTGCAGGACCTGCAGGCTGCTGTGGCCGCCGTCCAGAGTGCCGTCCACGAGCTGTTGGAGTTTGCCCGCAGCGCGGTGGGCAATGCTGCCCACACATCTGACCGTGCCCTGCATGCCAAGCTTAGCCGGCAGCTGCAGAAGATGGAGGACGTGCACCAGACGCTGGTGGCACATGGTCAGGCCCTCGACGCTGGCCGGGGAGGCTCTGGAGCCACCCTTGAGGACCTGGACCGGCTGGTGGCCTGCTCGCGGGCTGTGCCCGAGGACGCCAAGCAGCTGGCCTCCTTCCTGCATGGCAATGCCTCACTGCTCTTCAGACGGACCAAGGCCCCTGCCCCGGGGCCTGAGGGGGGTGGCACCCTGCACCCCAACCCCACTGACAAGACCAGCAGCATCCAGTCACGACCCCTGCCCTCACCCCCTAAGTTCACCTCCCAGGACTCGCCAGATGGGCAGTACGAGAACAGCGAGGGGGGCTGGATGGAGGACTATGACTACGTCCACCTACAG GGGAAGGAGGAGTTTGAGAAGACCCAGAAGGAGCTGCTGGAAAAGGGCAGCATCACGCGGCAGGGCAAGAGCCAGCTGGAGTTGCAGCAG ctgaAGCAGTTTGAACGACTGGAACAGGAGGTGTCACGGCCCATAGACCACGACCTGGCCAACTGGACGCCAGCCCAACCCCTGGCCCCGGGGCGAACAGGCGGCCTGGGGCCCTCGGACCGGCAGCTGCTGCTCTTCTACCTGGAGCAGTGTGAGGCCAACCTGACCACACTGACCAACGCCGTGGACGCCTTCTTTACCGCCGTGGCCACCAACCAGCCGCCCAAGATCTTTGTGGCGCACAGCAAGTTCGTCATCCTCAGCGCCCACAAGCTGGTGTTCATCGGGGACACACTGTCACGGCAGGCCAAGGCTGCTGACGTGCGCAGCCAGGTGACCCATTACAGCAACCTGCTGTGCGACCTCCTGCGCGGCATCGTGGCCACCACCAAGGCCGCTGCCTTGCAGTACCCATCGCCTTCCGCGGCCCAGGACATGGTGGAGAGGGTCAAGGAGCTGGGCCACAGCACCCAGCAGTTCCGCCGCGTCCTAGGCCAGCTGGCAGCCGCCTGA
- the BCAR1 gene encoding breast cancer anti-estrogen resistance protein 1 isoform X16 codes for MPAKPFLSSVLLSWKVLDFSGPGPQGTGQPCSCGHWAEGQGGPPEPAGGPNVLAKALYDNVAESPDELSFRKGDIMTVLEQDTQGLDGWWLCSLHGRQGIVPGNRLKILVGMYDKKPAGPGPGPPATPAQPQPGLHAPAPPASQYTPMLPNTYQPQPDSVYLVPTPSKAQQGLYQVPGPSPQFQSPPAKQTSTFSKQTPHHPFPSPATDLYQVPPGPGGPAQDIYQVPPSAGMGHDIYQVPPSMDTRSWEGTKPPAKVVVPTRVGQGYVYEAAQPEQDEYDIPRHLLAPGPQDIYDVPPVRGLLPSQYGQEVYDTPPMAVKGPNGRDPLLEVYDVPPSVEKGLPPSNHHAVYDVPPSVSKDVPDGPLLREETYDVPPAFAKTKPFDPARTPLVLAAPPPDSPPAEDVYDVPPPAPDLYDVPPGLRRPGPGTLYDVPRERVLPPEVADGGVVDSGVYAVPPPAEREAPAEGKRLSASSTGSTRSSQSASSLEVAGPGREPLELEVAVEALARLQQGVSATVAHLLDLAGSAGGTGSWRSPSEPQEPLVQDLQAAVAAVQSAVHELLEFARSAVGNAAHTSDRALHAKLSRQLQKMEDVHQTLVAHGQALDAGRGGSGATLEDLDRLVACSRAVPEDAKQLASFLHGNASLLFRRTKAPAPGPEGGGTLHPNPTDKTSSIQSRPLPSPPKFTSQDSPDGQYENSEGGWMEDYDYVHLQGKEEFEKTQKELLEKGSITRQGKSQLELQQLKQFERLEQEVSRPIDHDLANWTPAQPLAPGRTGGLGPSDRQLLLFYLEQCEANLTTLTNAVDAFFTAVATNQPPKIFVAHSKFVILSAHKLVFIGDTLSRQAKAADVRSQVTHYSNLLCDLLRGIVATTKAAALQYPSPSAAQDMVERVKELGHSTQQFRRVLGQLAAA; via the exons AACGTGCTGGCCAAAGCCCTCTATGACAATGTGGCCGAGTCCCCGGATGAGCTCTCCTTCCGCAAGGGCGACATCATGACGGTGCTGGAGCAGGACACGCAGGGCCTGGACGGCTGGTGGCTCTGCTCGCTGCATGGGCGCCAGGGCATCGTGCCTGGGAACCGCCTCAAGATCTTGGTGGGCATGTATGATAAGAAGCCAGCAGGGCCTGGCCCCGGCCCTCCTGCCACCCCGgcccagcctcagcctggccTCCATGCCCCAGCGCCTCCGGCCTCCCAGTACACGCCCATGCTCCCCAACACCTACCAGCCCCAGCCAGACAGCGTCTACCTGGTGCCCACTCCCAGCAAGGCTCAGCAAGGCCTCTACCAAGTCCCGGGTCCCAGCCCTCAGTTCCAGTCGCCCCCAGCCAAGCAGACATCCACCTTCTCGAAGCAGACACCCCATCACCCGTTTCCCAGCCCGGCCACAGACCTGTACCAGGTGCCCCCAGGGCCTGGAGGCCCTGCCCAGGATATTTACCAGGTGCCACCTTCTGCCGGGATGGGGCATGACATCTACCAGGTCCCCCCGTCCATGGACACACGCAGCTGGGAAGGCACGAAGCCCCCGGCAAAG GTGGTGGTGCCCACCCGCGTGGGGCAGGGCTATGTATACGAGGCCGCCCAGCCGGAGCAGGACGAGTACGACATCCCGCGACACCTGCTGGCCCCAGGGCCACAGGACATCTATGATGTGCCCCCGGTTCGGGGGCTGCTTCCCAGCCAGTATGGCCAGGAG GTGTATGACACACCCCCCATGGCTGTCAAGGGTCCCAATGGCCGAGACCCGTTGCTGGAGGTGTATGACGTGCCCCCCAGTGTGGAGAAGGGCCTGCCACCGTCCAACCACCACGCA GTCTACGACGTTCCTCCATCGGTGAGCAAGGATGTGCCCGATGGCCCACTGCTGCGTGAGGAGACCTACGATGTGCCCCCCGCCTTCGCCAAGACCAAGCCCTTTGACCCGGCCCGCACCCCACTGGTACTGGCTGCGCCCCCTCCAGACTCCCCGCCGGCCGAGGACGTGTATGACGTGCCGCCCCCGGCTCCTGACCTCTACGACGTGCCCCCTGGCTTGCGGCGGCCTGGCCCGGGCACCCTGTACGATGTGCCCCGTGAACGGGTGCTTCCTCCTGAGGTGGCTGATGGTGGCGTGGTCGACAGTGGTGTGTATGCGGTGCCTCCCCCAGCTGAACGTGAAGCCCCGGCAGAGGGCAAGCGCCTGTCGGCCTCCAGCACCGGCAGCACACGCAGCAGCCAGTCTGCGTCCTCCTTGGAGGTGGCAGGGCCGGGCCGGGAACCCCTGGAGCTGGAAGTTGCTGTGGAGGCCCTGGCACGGCTGCAGCAGGGTGTGAGCGCCACCGTTGCCCACCTTCTGGACCTGGCAGGCAGCGCCGGTGGGACTGGGAGCTGGCGTAGCCCCTCTGAGCCACAGGAGCCGCTGGTGCAGGACCTGCAGGCTGCTGTGGCCGCCGTCCAGAGTGCCGTCCACGAGCTGTTGGAGTTTGCCCGCAGCGCGGTGGGCAATGCTGCCCACACATCTGACCGTGCCCTGCATGCCAAGCTTAGCCGGCAGCTGCAGAAGATGGAGGACGTGCACCAGACGCTGGTGGCACATGGTCAGGCCCTCGACGCTGGCCGGGGAGGCTCTGGAGCCACCCTTGAGGACCTGGACCGGCTGGTGGCCTGCTCGCGGGCTGTGCCCGAGGACGCCAAGCAGCTGGCCTCCTTCCTGCATGGCAATGCCTCACTGCTCTTCAGACGGACCAAGGCCCCTGCCCCGGGGCCTGAGGGGGGTGGCACCCTGCACCCCAACCCCACTGACAAGACCAGCAGCATCCAGTCACGACCCCTGCCCTCACCCCCTAAGTTCACCTCCCAGGACTCGCCAGATGGGCAGTACGAGAACAGCGAGGGGGGCTGGATGGAGGACTATGACTACGTCCACCTACAG GGGAAGGAGGAGTTTGAGAAGACCCAGAAGGAGCTGCTGGAAAAGGGCAGCATCACGCGGCAGGGCAAGAGCCAGCTGGAGTTGCAGCAG ctgaAGCAGTTTGAACGACTGGAACAGGAGGTGTCACGGCCCATAGACCACGACCTGGCCAACTGGACGCCAGCCCAACCCCTGGCCCCGGGGCGAACAGGCGGCCTGGGGCCCTCGGACCGGCAGCTGCTGCTCTTCTACCTGGAGCAGTGTGAGGCCAACCTGACCACACTGACCAACGCCGTGGACGCCTTCTTTACCGCCGTGGCCACCAACCAGCCGCCCAAGATCTTTGTGGCGCACAGCAAGTTCGTCATCCTCAGCGCCCACAAGCTGGTGTTCATCGGGGACACACTGTCACGGCAGGCCAAGGCTGCTGACGTGCGCAGCCAGGTGACCCATTACAGCAACCTGCTGTGCGACCTCCTGCGCGGCATCGTGGCCACCACCAAGGCCGCTGCCTTGCAGTACCCATCGCCTTCCGCGGCCCAGGACATGGTGGAGAGGGTCAAGGAGCTGGGCCACAGCACCCAGCAGTTCCGCCGCGTCCTAGGCCAGCTGGCAGCCGCCTGA
- the BCAR1 gene encoding breast cancer anti-estrogen resistance protein 1 isoform X3, giving the protein MTDGQTEVVGGRRTPRHPARKGHHLHLNVLAKALYDNVAESPDELSFRKGDIMTVLEQDTQGLDGWWLCSLHGRQGIVPGNRLKILVGMYDKKPAGPGPGPPATPAQPQPGLHAPAPPASQYTPMLPNTYQPQPDSVYLVPTPSKAQQGLYQVPGPSPQFQSPPAKQTSTFSKQTPHHPFPSPATDLYQVPPGPGGPAQDIYQVPPSAGMGHDIYQVPPSMDTRSWEGTKPPAKVVVPTRVGQGYVYEAAQPEQDEYDIPRHLLAPGPQDIYDVPPVRGLLPSQYGQEVYDTPPMAVKGPNGRDPLLEVYDVPPSVEKGLPPSNHHAVSKCQGNARARLRLWGVWVYDVPPSVSKDVPDGPLLREETYDVPPAFAKTKPFDPARTPLVLAAPPPDSPPAEDVYDVPPPAPDLYDVPPGLRRPGPGTLYDVPRERVLPPEVADGGVVDSGVYAVPPPAEREAPAEGKRLSASSTGSTRSSQSASSLEVAGPGREPLELEVAVEALARLQQGVSATVAHLLDLAGSAGGTGSWRSPSEPQEPLVQDLQAAVAAVQSAVHELLEFARSAVGNAAHTSDRALHAKLSRQLQKMEDVHQTLVAHGQALDAGRGGSGATLEDLDRLVACSRAVPEDAKQLASFLHGNASLLFRRTKAPAPGPEGGGTLHPNPTDKTSSIQSRPLPSPPKFTSQDSPDGQYENSEGGWMEDYDYVHLQGKEEFEKTQKELLEKGSITRQGKSQLELQQLKQFERLEQEVSRPIDHDLANWTPAQPLAPGRTGGLGPSDRQLLLFYLEQCEANLTTLTNAVDAFFTAVATNQPPKIFVAHSKFVILSAHKLVFIGDTLSRQAKAADVRSQVTHYSNLLCDLLRGIVATTKAAALQYPSPSAAQDMVERVKELGHSTQQFRRVLGQLAAA; this is encoded by the exons AACGTGCTGGCCAAAGCCCTCTATGACAATGTGGCCGAGTCCCCGGATGAGCTCTCCTTCCGCAAGGGCGACATCATGACGGTGCTGGAGCAGGACACGCAGGGCCTGGACGGCTGGTGGCTCTGCTCGCTGCATGGGCGCCAGGGCATCGTGCCTGGGAACCGCCTCAAGATCTTGGTGGGCATGTATGATAAGAAGCCAGCAGGGCCTGGCCCCGGCCCTCCTGCCACCCCGgcccagcctcagcctggccTCCATGCCCCAGCGCCTCCGGCCTCCCAGTACACGCCCATGCTCCCCAACACCTACCAGCCCCAGCCAGACAGCGTCTACCTGGTGCCCACTCCCAGCAAGGCTCAGCAAGGCCTCTACCAAGTCCCGGGTCCCAGCCCTCAGTTCCAGTCGCCCCCAGCCAAGCAGACATCCACCTTCTCGAAGCAGACACCCCATCACCCGTTTCCCAGCCCGGCCACAGACCTGTACCAGGTGCCCCCAGGGCCTGGAGGCCCTGCCCAGGATATTTACCAGGTGCCACCTTCTGCCGGGATGGGGCATGACATCTACCAGGTCCCCCCGTCCATGGACACACGCAGCTGGGAAGGCACGAAGCCCCCGGCAAAG GTGGTGGTGCCCACCCGCGTGGGGCAGGGCTATGTATACGAGGCCGCCCAGCCGGAGCAGGACGAGTACGACATCCCGCGACACCTGCTGGCCCCAGGGCCACAGGACATCTATGATGTGCCCCCGGTTCGGGGGCTGCTTCCCAGCCAGTATGGCCAGGAG GTGTATGACACACCCCCCATGGCTGTCAAGGGTCCCAATGGCCGAGACCCGTTGCTGGAGGTGTATGACGTGCCCCCCAGTGTGGAGAAGGGCCTGCCACCGTCCAACCACCACGCAGTGAGCAAATGCCAGGGCAATGCCAGGGCCAGGCTGaggctgtggggtgtctgg GTCTACGACGTTCCTCCATCGGTGAGCAAGGATGTGCCCGATGGCCCACTGCTGCGTGAGGAGACCTACGATGTGCCCCCCGCCTTCGCCAAGACCAAGCCCTTTGACCCGGCCCGCACCCCACTGGTACTGGCTGCGCCCCCTCCAGACTCCCCGCCGGCCGAGGACGTGTATGACGTGCCGCCCCCGGCTCCTGACCTCTACGACGTGCCCCCTGGCTTGCGGCGGCCTGGCCCGGGCACCCTGTACGATGTGCCCCGTGAACGGGTGCTTCCTCCTGAGGTGGCTGATGGTGGCGTGGTCGACAGTGGTGTGTATGCGGTGCCTCCCCCAGCTGAACGTGAAGCCCCGGCAGAGGGCAAGCGCCTGTCGGCCTCCAGCACCGGCAGCACACGCAGCAGCCAGTCTGCGTCCTCCTTGGAGGTGGCAGGGCCGGGCCGGGAACCCCTGGAGCTGGAAGTTGCTGTGGAGGCCCTGGCACGGCTGCAGCAGGGTGTGAGCGCCACCGTTGCCCACCTTCTGGACCTGGCAGGCAGCGCCGGTGGGACTGGGAGCTGGCGTAGCCCCTCTGAGCCACAGGAGCCGCTGGTGCAGGACCTGCAGGCTGCTGTGGCCGCCGTCCAGAGTGCCGTCCACGAGCTGTTGGAGTTTGCCCGCAGCGCGGTGGGCAATGCTGCCCACACATCTGACCGTGCCCTGCATGCCAAGCTTAGCCGGCAGCTGCAGAAGATGGAGGACGTGCACCAGACGCTGGTGGCACATGGTCAGGCCCTCGACGCTGGCCGGGGAGGCTCTGGAGCCACCCTTGAGGACCTGGACCGGCTGGTGGCCTGCTCGCGGGCTGTGCCCGAGGACGCCAAGCAGCTGGCCTCCTTCCTGCATGGCAATGCCTCACTGCTCTTCAGACGGACCAAGGCCCCTGCCCCGGGGCCTGAGGGGGGTGGCACCCTGCACCCCAACCCCACTGACAAGACCAGCAGCATCCAGTCACGACCCCTGCCCTCACCCCCTAAGTTCACCTCCCAGGACTCGCCAGATGGGCAGTACGAGAACAGCGAGGGGGGCTGGATGGAGGACTATGACTACGTCCACCTACAG GGGAAGGAGGAGTTTGAGAAGACCCAGAAGGAGCTGCTGGAAAAGGGCAGCATCACGCGGCAGGGCAAGAGCCAGCTGGAGTTGCAGCAG ctgaAGCAGTTTGAACGACTGGAACAGGAGGTGTCACGGCCCATAGACCACGACCTGGCCAACTGGACGCCAGCCCAACCCCTGGCCCCGGGGCGAACAGGCGGCCTGGGGCCCTCGGACCGGCAGCTGCTGCTCTTCTACCTGGAGCAGTGTGAGGCCAACCTGACCACACTGACCAACGCCGTGGACGCCTTCTTTACCGCCGTGGCCACCAACCAGCCGCCCAAGATCTTTGTGGCGCACAGCAAGTTCGTCATCCTCAGCGCCCACAAGCTGGTGTTCATCGGGGACACACTGTCACGGCAGGCCAAGGCTGCTGACGTGCGCAGCCAGGTGACCCATTACAGCAACCTGCTGTGCGACCTCCTGCGCGGCATCGTGGCCACCACCAAGGCCGCTGCCTTGCAGTACCCATCGCCTTCCGCGGCCCAGGACATGGTGGAGAGGGTCAAGGAGCTGGGCCACAGCACCCAGCAGTTCCGCCGCGTCCTAGGCCAGCTGGCAGCCGCCTGA
- the BCAR1 gene encoding breast cancer anti-estrogen resistance protein 1 isoform X6 gives MSVPNVLAKALYDNVAESPDELSFRKGDIMTVLEQDTQGLDGWWLCSLHGRQGIVPGNRLKILVGMYDKKPAGPGPGPPATPAQPQPGLHAPAPPASQYTPMLPNTYQPQPDSVYLVPTPSKAQQGLYQVPGPSPQFQSPPAKQTSTFSKQTPHHPFPSPATDLYQVPPGPGGPAQDIYQVPPSAGMGHDIYQVPPSMDTRSWEGTKPPAKVVVPTRVGQGYVYEAAQPEQDEYDIPRHLLAPGPQDIYDVPPVRGLLPSQYGQEVYDTPPMAVKGPNGRDPLLEVYDVPPSVEKGLPPSNHHAVSKCQGNARARLRLWGVWVYDVPPSVSKDVPDGPLLREETYDVPPAFAKTKPFDPARTPLVLAAPPPDSPPAEDVYDVPPPAPDLYDVPPGLRRPGPGTLYDVPRERVLPPEVADGGVVDSGVYAVPPPAEREAPAEGKRLSASSTGSTRSSQSASSLEVAGPGREPLELEVAVEALARLQQGVSATVAHLLDLAGSAGGTGSWRSPSEPQEPLVQDLQAAVAAVQSAVHELLEFARSAVGNAAHTSDRALHAKLSRQLQKMEDVHQTLVAHGQALDAGRGGSGATLEDLDRLVACSRAVPEDAKQLASFLHGNASLLFRRTKAPAPGPEGGGTLHPNPTDKTSSIQSRPLPSPPKFTSQDSPDGQYENSEGGWMEDYDYVHLQGKEEFEKTQKELLEKGSITRQGKSQLELQQLKQFERLEQEVSRPIDHDLANWTPAQPLAPGRTGGLGPSDRQLLLFYLEQCEANLTTLTNAVDAFFTAVATNQPPKIFVAHSKFVILSAHKLVFIGDTLSRQAKAADVRSQVTHYSNLLCDLLRGIVATTKAAALQYPSPSAAQDMVERVKELGHSTQQFRRVLGQLAAA, from the exons AACGTGCTGGCCAAAGCCCTCTATGACAATGTGGCCGAGTCCCCGGATGAGCTCTCCTTCCGCAAGGGCGACATCATGACGGTGCTGGAGCAGGACACGCAGGGCCTGGACGGCTGGTGGCTCTGCTCGCTGCATGGGCGCCAGGGCATCGTGCCTGGGAACCGCCTCAAGATCTTGGTGGGCATGTATGATAAGAAGCCAGCAGGGCCTGGCCCCGGCCCTCCTGCCACCCCGgcccagcctcagcctggccTCCATGCCCCAGCGCCTCCGGCCTCCCAGTACACGCCCATGCTCCCCAACACCTACCAGCCCCAGCCAGACAGCGTCTACCTGGTGCCCACTCCCAGCAAGGCTCAGCAAGGCCTCTACCAAGTCCCGGGTCCCAGCCCTCAGTTCCAGTCGCCCCCAGCCAAGCAGACATCCACCTTCTCGAAGCAGACACCCCATCACCCGTTTCCCAGCCCGGCCACAGACCTGTACCAGGTGCCCCCAGGGCCTGGAGGCCCTGCCCAGGATATTTACCAGGTGCCACCTTCTGCCGGGATGGGGCATGACATCTACCAGGTCCCCCCGTCCATGGACACACGCAGCTGGGAAGGCACGAAGCCCCCGGCAAAG GTGGTGGTGCCCACCCGCGTGGGGCAGGGCTATGTATACGAGGCCGCCCAGCCGGAGCAGGACGAGTACGACATCCCGCGACACCTGCTGGCCCCAGGGCCACAGGACATCTATGATGTGCCCCCGGTTCGGGGGCTGCTTCCCAGCCAGTATGGCCAGGAG GTGTATGACACACCCCCCATGGCTGTCAAGGGTCCCAATGGCCGAGACCCGTTGCTGGAGGTGTATGACGTGCCCCCCAGTGTGGAGAAGGGCCTGCCACCGTCCAACCACCACGCAGTGAGCAAATGCCAGGGCAATGCCAGGGCCAGGCTGaggctgtggggtgtctgg GTCTACGACGTTCCTCCATCGGTGAGCAAGGATGTGCCCGATGGCCCACTGCTGCGTGAGGAGACCTACGATGTGCCCCCCGCCTTCGCCAAGACCAAGCCCTTTGACCCGGCCCGCACCCCACTGGTACTGGCTGCGCCCCCTCCAGACTCCCCGCCGGCCGAGGACGTGTATGACGTGCCGCCCCCGGCTCCTGACCTCTACGACGTGCCCCCTGGCTTGCGGCGGCCTGGCCCGGGCACCCTGTACGATGTGCCCCGTGAACGGGTGCTTCCTCCTGAGGTGGCTGATGGTGGCGTGGTCGACAGTGGTGTGTATGCGGTGCCTCCCCCAGCTGAACGTGAAGCCCCGGCAGAGGGCAAGCGCCTGTCGGCCTCCAGCACCGGCAGCACACGCAGCAGCCAGTCTGCGTCCTCCTTGGAGGTGGCAGGGCCGGGCCGGGAACCCCTGGAGCTGGAAGTTGCTGTGGAGGCCCTGGCACGGCTGCAGCAGGGTGTGAGCGCCACCGTTGCCCACCTTCTGGACCTGGCAGGCAGCGCCGGTGGGACTGGGAGCTGGCGTAGCCCCTCTGAGCCACAGGAGCCGCTGGTGCAGGACCTGCAGGCTGCTGTGGCCGCCGTCCAGAGTGCCGTCCACGAGCTGTTGGAGTTTGCCCGCAGCGCGGTGGGCAATGCTGCCCACACATCTGACCGTGCCCTGCATGCCAAGCTTAGCCGGCAGCTGCAGAAGATGGAGGACGTGCACCAGACGCTGGTGGCACATGGTCAGGCCCTCGACGCTGGCCGGGGAGGCTCTGGAGCCACCCTTGAGGACCTGGACCGGCTGGTGGCCTGCTCGCGGGCTGTGCCCGAGGACGCCAAGCAGCTGGCCTCCTTCCTGCATGGCAATGCCTCACTGCTCTTCAGACGGACCAAGGCCCCTGCCCCGGGGCCTGAGGGGGGTGGCACCCTGCACCCCAACCCCACTGACAAGACCAGCAGCATCCAGTCACGACCCCTGCCCTCACCCCCTAAGTTCACCTCCCAGGACTCGCCAGATGGGCAGTACGAGAACAGCGAGGGGGGCTGGATGGAGGACTATGACTACGTCCACCTACAG GGGAAGGAGGAGTTTGAGAAGACCCAGAAGGAGCTGCTGGAAAAGGGCAGCATCACGCGGCAGGGCAAGAGCCAGCTGGAGTTGCAGCAG ctgaAGCAGTTTGAACGACTGGAACAGGAGGTGTCACGGCCCATAGACCACGACCTGGCCAACTGGACGCCAGCCCAACCCCTGGCCCCGGGGCGAACAGGCGGCCTGGGGCCCTCGGACCGGCAGCTGCTGCTCTTCTACCTGGAGCAGTGTGAGGCCAACCTGACCACACTGACCAACGCCGTGGACGCCTTCTTTACCGCCGTGGCCACCAACCAGCCGCCCAAGATCTTTGTGGCGCACAGCAAGTTCGTCATCCTCAGCGCCCACAAGCTGGTGTTCATCGGGGACACACTGTCACGGCAGGCCAAGGCTGCTGACGTGCGCAGCCAGGTGACCCATTACAGCAACCTGCTGTGCGACCTCCTGCGCGGCATCGTGGCCACCACCAAGGCCGCTGCCTTGCAGTACCCATCGCCTTCCGCGGCCCAGGACATGGTGGAGAGGGTCAAGGAGCTGGGCCACAGCACCCAGCAGTTCCGCCGCGTCCTAGGCCAGCTGGCAGCCGCCTGA